GTACCGTGTAAAGCATTAGCCAAGGTCAATGGCTGCACGCGAGAGAAAATCTCTACTAAGTACTGCCCATCCCAGCCATACACTCTATTTATGGTCAGAATTCTTTTGCGAAGAGCGTCTTCCCATACGGGGCTTTCACTTGAGATCAGTCCTAAAAACTGTTCTCTCTTAGCCGATGGTGAAGTCTCCAACAATTGAAGAAGTTGATTAAAGCCGCCCTTTTTTTTGTATCTGTCTAACATGCCCATGATGCTTTTATCGGAAATGAATTCCAGGACTAAAGGACTGAGCGAAATAAATTTTGAGGGTTTAAGAAAATCATGGGACTTTGAAATCTTATGTTAAGTTCGTCTCAAAATGCTCCAATTTGTTTCAAAGAAAGAGTCAGTTATTTATACCTTTGAAAGATTTTTTCTGAAGAAACACCAAAAAGAAAAAAGGCAGAGCATTTCGCTCTGCCTTTCGCATCTTACCTTTATATTTTAAATCTAGTTAAGGCTGTCACACTTATAAGAAAGAGTAACGCTTGTACCTGGAGCCAAGTACTGATTGAACTTCAACGTCTTACCATCAATGTGGTGAGACACCGGAGAACCTGAAACCGTAACAATCAAGTCCGTAGGGTTTGAACAGTTCAGAACGATGTCCTTAATTCTGTCTGTGATTTGAGTGCGGATTTGACCAAGTTGAGATGTATAATCACTTGAACAAATATCAGCAGCCATACCCCAGCCTTGATTCGTGAAAGCTAAGAAGTTTGCGCCATAACTGCCACTCACTAACCCCGTAGTCGGAGCATAATTATCAAGAGCCTGTGAGTTTTGTTGGTTTAAGCACGCTTGATCTTTCACGACAATCGCATGAACACTGAGTGAGTTGAATTTATCGGCGCCAAGTTTATCTTTAACATTCGAGATCAAGAAACCTGGTTGATCCATTTGATCAAAAGCAAATTGGCTGCTCATTTTTACGCAAGCTCCGTTTGAATTACGTTGTTCACAGTAAAGACCGCTACGCTCGTCTTCATCACCTAAGAAGATGATTGCTAAATGCGCATCGCTGCGAATGAAGCTTGAAGGATTGTTATTCACGACCAAGTTTGCCGCATAAACACCGCGCTCATCCCCTGAAGGGCAATTCTGTGCGTAGGCTGCAGAATATGCTGAGCTATTAATGGAACTTGTGTTCCCACCGTTATTACGAATCCAGTTAGCGATAAACTTTTCGCAAGCTAATGTTTCAGGACGTTGAATAGTTTGGTTAAACAAACTCAAACGATCTGCATTTTGTGGCGTCAGATACGGAGACCCGCCGAAACTAAGAAGTGCTCCTTTGTTGGCCCCAGCAACGTCCGTAGAGACCATACCAATTCTATAATTGATATTGCGGCTATCAAGATCACCGATAAAGTTAGCAAAGCGAGGTGCCAAGCGTGCTTGTTCAAACGACATCGAAGCCGAATTATCGTTGACGATAAGGATATCGACTTTGCCGTAACCAGCCGTCGCTGAATAATTAAATGAGTACTTGCCGTTTTCAACGACACATCCGCTATCTTTACATTTACTGTCATCCAAAGAGAACTTCACCGGTGAACAACCGACGTAAAGCCCGATCAAAAAGGACAGTGCTGCCATTCTAGTTAGCGAGTTCATAAGACACCTCTCTCGCAGTATTACTTCCAATGAAAATGCCAGTTTTGAAAGGTGTGCGTAACTATATGAAATTACTAGATTTTAGGCCACATACAGTGTTTTGAAGTAATTGCCAAACCTGTCGAGGATTTTGACAGGAGCCCCAACTGGGGCACCTTTTGTGTAAGATTTTCGAGTATTTAGATCCCAAATTGCCCCTAGCCCGAAGGTGCGATTTTGAGCCGAGTATGGAAAGGCTTTGAGGCTGCGATGAATATTTCCAATAATAATGAGCAGGAGATTTTCATCATGATGTACAAACTTATCGGAGCCGTGATTATTGCTGTAGCAGGCGTACTAGCCTATATGATTTTGCAAGATGAGCCAGGCTCTATCCTGAGCGCGAGAAAGGAAAAAACAGAAGCATCTGCTGAATGTGTGCAGTTAACTCCTGCTCAGCAGTTAGCAAAAATGATCAACGATGATTTCAATAACTTGGCGCAAACTCAACAGCTTCCGGCAGCATGGAATTCCATCGCG
This is a stretch of genomic DNA from Bdellovibrio reynosensis. It encodes these proteins:
- a CDS encoding MIDAS family adhesin; the encoded protein is MNSLTRMAALSFLIGLYVGCSPVKFSLDDSKCKDSGCVVENGKYSFNYSATAGYGKVDILIVNDNSASMSFEQARLAPRFANFIGDLDSRNINYRIGMVSTDVAGANKGALLSFGGSPYLTPQNADRLSLFNQTIQRPETLACEKFIANWIRNNGGNTSSINSSAYSAAYAQNCPSGDERGVYAANLVVNNNPSSFIRSDAHLAIIFLGDEDERSGLYCEQRNSNGACVKMSSQFAFDQMDQPGFLISNVKDKLGADKFNSLSVHAIVVKDQACLNQQNSQALDNYAPTTGLVSGSYGANFLAFTNQGWGMAADICSSDYTSQLGQIRTQITDRIKDIVLNCSNPTDLIVTVSGSPVSHHIDGKTLKFNQYLAPGTSVTLSYKCDSLN